The Paeniglutamicibacter sulfureus genome includes a region encoding these proteins:
- a CDS encoding FliI/YscN family ATPase, translating to MSLETQTWTGLDAALLAAEPVRMGVVSSVVGLGLEVAGLNAPLGTVLEIGDDKVAAEVVAARRDTLHCMPLGLMDDIRVGDFVHSSGSAAYIPVGTGLLGRVLDGLGQPIDGLGPLGEHTLVPMEHQAPAALERSRITTPLQLGVRAMDTLTAVGAGQRIGLFAGSGVGKSSLLSMIARGTSAQINVIALVGERGREVREFLEEDLGAEGLARSIVVVSTADEPARMRLRAAFVATRIAESFRESGAQVLLMMDSLTRVAMAQREIGLSAGEPPATRGYPPSTFSLLARLLERAGTSATGSITGIYTVLVDGDDHNEPIADATRSLLDGHIVLDRKLAISGHFPSIDALASVSRVASRVTSLEQAAAAGTLRKVMAARRAVQDLLDVGAYQRGSNPLADAAVDHEAAINRFLQQRLEEPVPSGQSWAELQSLLRTMGVS from the coding sequence ATGAGCCTAGAAACGCAAACCTGGACCGGCCTTGACGCAGCACTCCTTGCGGCCGAGCCTGTGCGAATGGGAGTGGTGAGTTCGGTGGTCGGGTTGGGGCTTGAGGTTGCGGGCCTGAATGCGCCCTTGGGCACGGTGCTGGAGATCGGCGACGACAAGGTTGCCGCCGAAGTGGTTGCCGCGCGCCGGGACACCTTGCACTGCATGCCGCTGGGGCTGATGGATGACATCAGGGTCGGCGATTTCGTGCACAGCAGCGGATCGGCCGCCTACATTCCCGTCGGCACGGGACTGCTTGGCAGGGTGCTGGATGGGCTGGGCCAGCCCATTGACGGGCTTGGCCCGTTGGGGGAGCACACCCTGGTTCCCATGGAGCATCAGGCACCAGCGGCGCTGGAACGCAGCCGGATCACCACTCCGCTGCAGCTGGGGGTCCGCGCCATGGACACCCTCACCGCGGTGGGTGCCGGCCAGCGCATCGGGCTATTCGCCGGATCCGGAGTCGGCAAGTCCTCGCTGTTGTCCATGATTGCCCGTGGCACCTCGGCCCAGATCAATGTCATTGCCCTGGTGGGGGAGCGCGGGCGCGAGGTCAGGGAATTCCTTGAGGAAGACCTTGGAGCCGAGGGCCTGGCCCGCTCGATCGTCGTGGTGTCCACCGCCGACGAACCGGCGCGCATGCGCCTGCGGGCGGCCTTTGTGGCCACCCGCATTGCCGAGTCATTCCGCGAATCCGGTGCGCAGGTCCTGTTGATGATGGATTCCCTGACCCGTGTGGCCATGGCCCAGCGCGAAATCGGGCTTTCGGCCGGGGAACCTCCGGCAACGCGCGGCTACCCGCCTTCCACCTTCTCCCTGCTGGCCCGGCTGCTTGAGCGTGCCGGCACGTCCGCGACTGGTTCCATCACCGGGATCTACACCGTGCTGGTGGACGGGGACGACCACAACGAACCCATCGCCGATGCGACCCGTTCGCTGCTGGACGGGCACATAGTCCTGGATCGGAAACTGGCCATCTCCGGCCACTTCCCGTCCATTGACGCATTGGCCTCGGTTTCGCGCGTCGCCTCCCGGGTGACCAGCCTTGAACAGGCCGCCGCGGCCGGCACTCTGCGCAAGGTCATGGCCGCGCGCCGTGCCGTGCAGGACCTCTTGGATGTTGGTGCCTACCAGCGCGGAAGCAACCCGTTGGCGGACGCGGCTGTCGATCATGAAGCTGCCATCAACCGCTTCCTGCAGCAACGGCTCGAGGAGCCGGTGCCCAGCGGCCAATCCTGGGCCGAACTTCAATCATTGCTACGAACCATGGGAGTGTCCTGA
- a CDS encoding FliH/SctL family protein: protein MSYEPVTFETVKFGVLNPLSDTSSDRLNSQAHGYATGYAQGIRAAEAVARTQREVLARAAAVGQSARDEEHAAAIAALHAAAAALHACTVPVLEQASTVMVESALLLAEKIVGAELSNHRFGAKAALDRAMDGVDAPTVRQVRMNPKDLELLGLETLPGTDIALIPDPSLIRGDALTAFDEGFLDARIATALERAQIALRRAGT, encoded by the coding sequence ATGTCCTATGAGCCAGTCACTTTCGAAACAGTGAAGTTCGGTGTACTGAATCCCTTATCTGACACCAGTAGCGACAGACTCAACTCGCAGGCTCACGGATACGCTACTGGTTACGCTCAGGGCATCCGAGCCGCCGAGGCCGTAGCGCGTACCCAGCGCGAAGTCTTGGCTCGCGCTGCCGCTGTAGGCCAATCTGCCCGGGACGAAGAACACGCCGCGGCTATCGCAGCGTTGCATGCCGCGGCCGCCGCCTTACATGCTTGCACGGTCCCTGTGCTGGAGCAGGCTTCCACCGTGATGGTGGAATCGGCGCTGCTGCTGGCCGAAAAAATCGTGGGTGCCGAATTGTCGAATCATCGCTTCGGGGCCAAGGCGGCACTCGATCGCGCCATGGACGGCGTTGATGCCCCCACCGTGCGTCAGGTTCGCATGAACCCGAAAGACTTGGAGCTGCTGGGCTTGGAAACCTTGCCGGGCACCGACATAGCTTTGATTCCCGACCCCTCGTTAATCCGTGGCGACGCGCTGACAGCCTTCGACGAGGGCTTCCTTGATGCGCGCATTGCAACCGCGCTTGAGCGGGCCCAAATCGCCCTGCGGAGGGCTGGCACATGA
- the fliG gene encoding flagellar motor switch protein FliG, with protein MKQPPATGNLTGIQKVAVLLMQLETRQAAEVMRQFSEFEADEIAAEIVRLSRVEAQQVEHAINELHDLATAGKPNARGGRDTAASLLEASFGAEKAMTVMNRLSSTMAGMTFEFLESTEPAHIASLLDGELPQTIALVLAHLRPEVASSVLAGFDSSQRSAVVVALAAMGTAVPEAVRVVAEELKKRTGSVMASHEPLQAVGGIQPLVDILNRSNIAVEKEVLSSLDESDPELAEEVRSRMLSFADLVKFDRIDVQRVLRGVDPTTLALALKGVSTDVEDTVRGNISERTRSILDAEISSMGKVRISLVEEARADIVQTIRALEASGEITIKRADKDDYVL; from the coding sequence ATGAAGCAGCCCCCGGCAACCGGGAATCTGACAGGCATACAGAAGGTTGCAGTATTGCTGATGCAACTCGAAACGCGCCAAGCGGCGGAAGTCATGCGACAGTTCTCTGAGTTCGAGGCAGATGAGATCGCTGCGGAAATCGTGCGCCTGAGCCGTGTTGAAGCCCAACAAGTCGAACATGCCATCAACGAGCTTCACGACCTGGCTACGGCCGGGAAACCGAATGCTCGTGGGGGTCGTGACACGGCCGCTAGCCTGTTGGAAGCATCTTTCGGGGCCGAGAAGGCCATGACCGTGATGAACCGTCTTTCCTCCACGATGGCGGGGATGACTTTTGAATTCCTTGAATCCACCGAACCAGCGCACATAGCCTCACTTCTCGACGGCGAACTGCCGCAAACCATCGCCTTGGTTTTGGCCCACTTGCGCCCCGAGGTGGCTTCCTCGGTGCTGGCAGGATTCGACTCTTCCCAACGCTCTGCCGTTGTCGTGGCTCTGGCCGCCATGGGTACCGCCGTGCCCGAAGCCGTGCGCGTGGTGGCCGAGGAACTGAAGAAGCGTACCGGATCCGTTATGGCCAGTCACGAACCCCTTCAGGCCGTCGGAGGCATCCAGCCGTTGGTGGACATTTTGAACCGCTCGAACATCGCGGTGGAAAAGGAAGTGCTCTCCTCGCTAGACGAGAGCGATCCCGAATTGGCCGAGGAAGTGCGCTCACGCATGCTGTCCTTCGCTGACCTTGTCAAGTTCGATCGCATCGACGTCCAGCGCGTTCTGCGCGGAGTCGACCCCACAACGTTGGCCCTTGCGCTCAAGGGTGTGTCGACCGACGTCGAAGATACCGTCCGGGGAAATATCTCGGAACGCACCAGAAGCATCCTAGATGCCGAAATATCTTCAATGGGAAAGGTGCGCATTTCGCTGGTGGAAGAGGCCCGCGCCGATATAGTTCAGACCATCCGGGCACTGGAAGCCAGCGGGGAAATAACGATCAAGCGTGCCGACAAGGACGACTATGTCCTATGA